The following proteins are co-located in the Phragmites australis chromosome 10, lpPhrAust1.1, whole genome shotgun sequence genome:
- the LOC133930315 gene encoding putative phospholipid-transporting ATPase 9 isoform X1 has product MARRRSKQLKLSALYSFALCHRGSSEDHSRIGTAGFSRVVYVNEPDKHEEEFKYPLNEVSTTKYTLVTFLPKSLFEQFRRVANFYFLVSGILALTPLAPYTAVSALAPLCVVIVATMAKEGVEDWRRKQQDHALNNRIVKVHRGNGNFEETKWKNIKVGDVIKVEKDNFFPADMILLSSNYLDGICYVETMNLDGETNLKIKQALDVTLDLQEDTKFRYVRQTIKCEDPNANLYSFVGTMEWKGRQYPLSPQQLLLRDSKLRNTDYVYGTVIFTGHDTKAMQNATDPPSKRSKIEKKMDKIIYLLMSTLLMIALLGSVLFGIWTKEDLRDGELKRWYLRPDATTIFYDPKRAALASFFHLLTALMLYSYFIPISLYISIEMVKILQALFINQDIEMYHEESDKPTRARTSNLNEELGMVDTILSDKTGTLTCNMMEFIKCSIAGTAYGQGVTEVERAMAMRKGAWLDGDIENGDKEKRIDHSPHVKGFNFKDPRIMDGNWVHEPNRDIIRDFFRLLAICHTCIPEIDDETDKVSYEAESPDEAAFVIAARELGFEFYQRTRKSIIVRERDPNQNVVRERKYELLNILEFSSSRKRMSVVVKEPEGRILLLSKGADSVMFKRLASTGRKFEEETRRHINEYADSGLRTLVLAYRVLEEKEYKEFNEKFNTAKTSVSADRDEQIEVAADSIERDLLLLGATAVEDKLQKGVPECIDKLAQAGIKIWVLTGDKMETAINIGFACSLLRQGMTQIIITLEQHDIIALEKNGDKQTIAKASKRRVMDQIEDGIEQIPPPTQFSSESFALIIDGKSLTYALEDDLKFKFLDLAIKCASVICCRSSPKQKALVTRLVKEVTHKVTLAIGDGANDVGMLQEADIGVGISGPEGMQAVMASDLAIAQFRFLERLLLVHGHWCYRRISVMICYFFYKNVTFGVTIFLYEAFASFSGKPAYNDWFLSLYNVFFTSLPVIALGVFDQDVSARLCLQYPELYQEGVQNVLFSWHRILGWMFNGVMNAILIFFFCIAAFEDQAFRQNGQVAGLDALGVVMYTCIVWVVNCQMALSVNYFTIIQHIFIWGSIAVWYLFLLAYGAINPGLSKTAYMVFIEQLAPALSYWLVTLFVVMATLVPYFSYAAIQIRFFPMFHNKIQWKRYLGKAEDPEVARQLSSRHRISSQQRMVGISARCDGKTMQITREAEREVQE; this is encoded by the exons atggcgcggcggcggagcaaGCAGCTGAAGCTCAGCGCATTGTACTCGTTTGCGCTTTGCCACAGGGGCTCCAGCGAGGATCACTCGCGGATTGGGACGGCGGGGTTCTCCCGGGTTGTTTATGTCAATGAGCCCGATAAGCATGAAGAGGAGTTCAAGTATCCACTGAATGAGGTGTCGACGACCAAGTACACACTGGTCACCTTCCTGCCAAAATCCCTCTTTGAGCAGTTCAGGAGGGTGGCCAATTTCTACTTCCTGGTCTCAGGTATCCTTGCCTTGACCCCGCTCGCGCCCTACACGGCAGTTAGCGCGCTCGCGCCTCTGTGCGTCGTGATTGTGGCGACCATGGCAAAAGAAGGGGTTGAGGATTGGAGGAGGAAACAACAG GATCATGCGCTCAATAATCGGATAGTCAAAGTGCATAGGGGCAATGGCAATTTTGAAGAGACAAAATGGAAGAACATCAAAGTTGGAGATGTAATAAAGGTGGAGAAGGATAATTTCTTTCCCGCTGACATGATTCTGCTTTCGTCTAACTATCTGGATGGAATCTGTTATGTAGAGACTATGAATCTTGATGGTGAAACAAACTTGAAAATTAAACAAGCTCTTGATGTGACATTGGATTTACAAGAGGATACAAAGTTCAGATATGTCAGACAAACAATCAAATGTGAAGACCCAAATGCGAATCTCTACTCTTTTGTTGGTACAATGGAATGGAAAGGCCGGCAGTATCCCCTGTCACCTCAGCAGCTTCTTCTTCGAGACTCAAAGCTACGGAACACTGACTACGTATATGGGACTGTTATCTTCACAGGTCATGATACAAAAGCGATGCAAAATGCAACTGATCCACCATCTAAAAGAAGCAAGATTGAGAAGAAAATGGATAAAATTATTTACCTTCTGATGTCAACCCTACTCATGATTGCATTGCTTGGTTCTGTCTTGTTCGGGATCTGGACCAAAGAGGACTTAAGAGATGGTGAGCTCAAACGGTGGTATCTTCGGCCAGATGCGACAACCATTTTCTATGACCCGAAGCGAGCAGCTTTGGCATCTTTCTTTCATTTGTTGACAGCCTTGATGTTGTACAGCTACTTCATACCAATTTCTTTATACATATCTATTGAGATGGTCAAGATCTTGCAAGCTCTATTCATCAACCAGGATATTGAAATGTATCATGAAGAATCAGATAAGCCAACTCGTGCTCGTACTTCGAATCTAAATGAGGAACTAGGTATGGTTGATACAATTCTATCTGATAAGACTGGGACATTAACGTGTAACATGATGGAGTTCATTAAGTGTTCGATTGCTGGCACTGCCTATGGTCAGGGTGTCACTGAAGTTGAGAGAGCTATGGCTATGAGGAAAGGGGCCTGGTTAGATGGTGATATTGAAAATGGAGACAAGGAAAAAAGAATTGACCACAGTCCTCATGTTAAAGGTTTCAATTTCAAGGATCCGCGTATTATGGATGGAAACTGGGTTCATGAGCCCAATAGGGATATTATAAGAGATTTTTTCCGGCTGCTAGCTATCTGTCACACATGCATACCTGAAATAGATGATGAAACTGATAAGGTTTCATACGAAGCTGAGTCCCCTGACGAAGCTGCATTTGTTATTGCAGCAAGAGAACTAGGGTTTGAGTTTTACCAGAGGACCCGAAAAAGTATAATTGTTCGTGAACGGGATCCGAATCAAAATGTTGTTAGAGAAAG AAAGTATGAGCTTCTAAATATCTTGGAATTCAGTAGCTCAAGGAAACGGATGTCTGTGGTAGTCAAGGAACCAGAGGGAAGGATATTACTTCTTAGCAAGGGCGCTGATAG TGTGATGTTTAAAAGGCTTGCATCAACTGGAAGAAAATTTGAAGAAGAAACAAGAAGGCACATAAATGAGTATGCTGACTCTGGTCTAAGAACCTTGGTTCTAGCGTACCGTGTCTTGGAGGAGAAGGAGTACAAGGAATTCAATGAAAAATTCAACACTGCCAAAACATCTGTAAGTGCCGACAGAGATGAACAAATTGAGGTGGCAGCTGATAGCATTGAACGTGACTTGCTTCTTCTTGGTGCCACCGCTGTTGAAGATAAGCTCCAGAAAGGG GTGCCCGAATGCATAGACAAGCTTGCACAAGCCGGAATCAAGATATGGGTACTGACAGGTGACAAGATGGAGACAGCTATCAATATCGG CTTTGCATGTAGCCTACTTAGACAAGGAATGACACAGATAATCATCACACTGGAACAACATGACATCATTGCATTGGAGAAAAATGGAGATAAACAAACAATTGCCAAG GCATCAAAGCGAAGGGTTATGGATCAGATAGAGGATGGAATCGAACAAATTCCACCTCCAACTCAATTTAGCTCTGAATCTTTCGCactaatcattgatggtaaatCACTTACATATGCTTTGGAAGATGATCTCAAGTTTAAGTTCTTGGATCTTGCTATCAAGTGTGCATCAGTAATATGTTGCCGATCGTCTCCGAAGCAGAAGGCACTG GTAACAAGACTTGTTAAAGAAGTAACACATAAAGTGACCCTCGCAATCGGTGATGGGGCAAATGATGTCGGTATGCTTCAGGAAGCAGACATAGGGGTCGGTATTAGTGGTCCTGAAGGGATGCAG GCTGTCATGGCAAGTGATCTTGCCATTGCCCAATTCCGCTTCCTGGAACGGCTACTTCTGGTGCATGGACATTGGTGTTACCGGCGCATTTCAGTGATG ATATGCTATTTCTTCTACAAGAACGTTACTTTTGGTGTCACTATCTTTCTGTACGAAGCATTTGCATCTTTCTCCGGGAAGCCCGCTTATAATGATTGGTTCTTGTCACTCTATAATGTTTTTTTCACCTCCCTTCCTGTCATTGCTTTGGGGGTATTTGACCAGGATGTGTCTGCCAGGCTGTGCTTACAG TATCCGGAGCTCTACCAAGAAGGCGTGCAAAATGTATTATTCAGCTGGCACCGGATACTTGGCTGGATGTTTAATGGTGTTATGAATGCTatcttgatctttttcttctGTATTGCTGCCTTTGAGGACCAGGCATTCCGTCAGAATGGCCAAGTTGCAGGATTGGATGCCCTAGGTGTTGTCATGTACACTTGTATTGTATGGGTTGTGAACTGTCAAATGGCGCTCTCTGTGAACTACTTCACCATAATCCAGCACATATTCATATGGGGCAGCATCGCTGTATGGTACCTCTTCCTCTTGGCTTATGGTGCCATAAATCCAGGGTTATCAAAAACAGCATACATGGTCTTCATTGAACAGTTGGCCCCAGCCCTTTCATATTGGTTGGTGACACTTTTTGTTGTGATGGCAACACTAGTCCCTTACTTTAGCTATGCTGCAATCCAGATCCGATTTTTCCCGATGTTCCATAATAAGATACAGTGGAAAAGATACTTGGGGAAGGCTGAAGATCCAGAAGTGGCTAGGCAGTTGTCATCAAGACATCGGATATCATCACAGCAGAGGATGGTTGGTATTTCTGCTCGTTGTGATGGCAAGACAATGCAAATAACAAGGGAGGCAGAACGAGAAGTTCAGGAATAG
- the LOC133930315 gene encoding putative phospholipid-transporting ATPase 9 isoform X3: MARRRSKQLKLSALYSFALCHRGSSEDHSRIGTAGFSRVVYVNEPDKHEEEFKYPLNEVSTTKYTLVTFLPKSLFEQFRRVANFYFLVSGILALTPLAPYTAVSALAPLCVVIVATMAKEGVEDWRRKQQDHALNNRIVKVHRGNGNFEETKWKNIKVGDVIKVEKDNFFPADMILLSSNYLDGICYVETMNLDGETNLKIKQALDVTLDLQEDTKFRYVRQTIKCEDPNANLYSFVGTMEWKGRQYPLSPQQLLLRDSKLRNTDYVYGTVIFTGHDTKAMQNATDPPSKRSKIEKKMDKIIYLLMSTLLMIALLGSVLFGIWTKEDLRDGELKRWYLRPDATTIFYDPKRAALASFFHLLTALMLYSYFIPISLYISIEMVKILQALFINQDIEMYHEESDKPTRARTSNLNEELGMVDTILSDKTGTLTCNMMEFIKCSIAGTAYGQGVTEVERAMAMRKGAWLDGDIENGDKEKRIDHSPHVKGFNFKDPRIMDGNWVHEPNRDIIRDFFRLLAICHTCIPEIDDETDKVSYEAESPDEAAFVIAARELGFEFYQRTRKSIIVRERDPNQNVVRESSSRKRMSVVVKEPEGRILLLSKGADSVMFKRLASTGRKFEEETRRHINEYADSGLRTLVLAYRVLEEKEYKEFNEKFNTAKTSVSADRDEQIEVAADSIERDLLLLGATAVEDKLQKGVPECIDKLAQAGIKIWVLTGDKMETAINIGFACSLLRQGMTQIIITLEQHDIIALEKNGDKQTIAKASKRRVMDQIEDGIEQIPPPTQFSSESFALIIDGKSLTYALEDDLKFKFLDLAIKCASVICCRSSPKQKALVTRLVKEVTHKVTLAIGDGANDVGMLQEADIGVGISGPEGMQAVMASDLAIAQFRFLERLLLVHGHWCYRRISVMICYFFYKNVTFGVTIFLYEAFASFSGKPAYNDWFLSLYNVFFTSLPVIALGVFDQDVSARLCLQYPELYQEGVQNVLFSWHRILGWMFNGVMNAILIFFFCIAAFEDQAFRQNGQVAGLDALGVVMYTCIVWVVNCQMALSVNYFTIIQHIFIWGSIAVWYLFLLAYGAINPGLSKTAYMVFIEQLAPALSYWLVTLFVVMATLVPYFSYAAIQIRFFPMFHNKIQWKRYLGKAEDPEVARQLSSRHRISSQQRMVGISARCDGKTMQITREAEREVQE; this comes from the exons atggcgcggcggcggagcaaGCAGCTGAAGCTCAGCGCATTGTACTCGTTTGCGCTTTGCCACAGGGGCTCCAGCGAGGATCACTCGCGGATTGGGACGGCGGGGTTCTCCCGGGTTGTTTATGTCAATGAGCCCGATAAGCATGAAGAGGAGTTCAAGTATCCACTGAATGAGGTGTCGACGACCAAGTACACACTGGTCACCTTCCTGCCAAAATCCCTCTTTGAGCAGTTCAGGAGGGTGGCCAATTTCTACTTCCTGGTCTCAGGTATCCTTGCCTTGACCCCGCTCGCGCCCTACACGGCAGTTAGCGCGCTCGCGCCTCTGTGCGTCGTGATTGTGGCGACCATGGCAAAAGAAGGGGTTGAGGATTGGAGGAGGAAACAACAG GATCATGCGCTCAATAATCGGATAGTCAAAGTGCATAGGGGCAATGGCAATTTTGAAGAGACAAAATGGAAGAACATCAAAGTTGGAGATGTAATAAAGGTGGAGAAGGATAATTTCTTTCCCGCTGACATGATTCTGCTTTCGTCTAACTATCTGGATGGAATCTGTTATGTAGAGACTATGAATCTTGATGGTGAAACAAACTTGAAAATTAAACAAGCTCTTGATGTGACATTGGATTTACAAGAGGATACAAAGTTCAGATATGTCAGACAAACAATCAAATGTGAAGACCCAAATGCGAATCTCTACTCTTTTGTTGGTACAATGGAATGGAAAGGCCGGCAGTATCCCCTGTCACCTCAGCAGCTTCTTCTTCGAGACTCAAAGCTACGGAACACTGACTACGTATATGGGACTGTTATCTTCACAGGTCATGATACAAAAGCGATGCAAAATGCAACTGATCCACCATCTAAAAGAAGCAAGATTGAGAAGAAAATGGATAAAATTATTTACCTTCTGATGTCAACCCTACTCATGATTGCATTGCTTGGTTCTGTCTTGTTCGGGATCTGGACCAAAGAGGACTTAAGAGATGGTGAGCTCAAACGGTGGTATCTTCGGCCAGATGCGACAACCATTTTCTATGACCCGAAGCGAGCAGCTTTGGCATCTTTCTTTCATTTGTTGACAGCCTTGATGTTGTACAGCTACTTCATACCAATTTCTTTATACATATCTATTGAGATGGTCAAGATCTTGCAAGCTCTATTCATCAACCAGGATATTGAAATGTATCATGAAGAATCAGATAAGCCAACTCGTGCTCGTACTTCGAATCTAAATGAGGAACTAGGTATGGTTGATACAATTCTATCTGATAAGACTGGGACATTAACGTGTAACATGATGGAGTTCATTAAGTGTTCGATTGCTGGCACTGCCTATGGTCAGGGTGTCACTGAAGTTGAGAGAGCTATGGCTATGAGGAAAGGGGCCTGGTTAGATGGTGATATTGAAAATGGAGACAAGGAAAAAAGAATTGACCACAGTCCTCATGTTAAAGGTTTCAATTTCAAGGATCCGCGTATTATGGATGGAAACTGGGTTCATGAGCCCAATAGGGATATTATAAGAGATTTTTTCCGGCTGCTAGCTATCTGTCACACATGCATACCTGAAATAGATGATGAAACTGATAAGGTTTCATACGAAGCTGAGTCCCCTGACGAAGCTGCATTTGTTATTGCAGCAAGAGAACTAGGGTTTGAGTTTTACCAGAGGACCCGAAAAAGTATAATTGTTCGTGAACGGGATCCGAATCAAAATGTTGTTAGAGAAAG TAGCTCAAGGAAACGGATGTCTGTGGTAGTCAAGGAACCAGAGGGAAGGATATTACTTCTTAGCAAGGGCGCTGATAG TGTGATGTTTAAAAGGCTTGCATCAACTGGAAGAAAATTTGAAGAAGAAACAAGAAGGCACATAAATGAGTATGCTGACTCTGGTCTAAGAACCTTGGTTCTAGCGTACCGTGTCTTGGAGGAGAAGGAGTACAAGGAATTCAATGAAAAATTCAACACTGCCAAAACATCTGTAAGTGCCGACAGAGATGAACAAATTGAGGTGGCAGCTGATAGCATTGAACGTGACTTGCTTCTTCTTGGTGCCACCGCTGTTGAAGATAAGCTCCAGAAAGGG GTGCCCGAATGCATAGACAAGCTTGCACAAGCCGGAATCAAGATATGGGTACTGACAGGTGACAAGATGGAGACAGCTATCAATATCGG CTTTGCATGTAGCCTACTTAGACAAGGAATGACACAGATAATCATCACACTGGAACAACATGACATCATTGCATTGGAGAAAAATGGAGATAAACAAACAATTGCCAAG GCATCAAAGCGAAGGGTTATGGATCAGATAGAGGATGGAATCGAACAAATTCCACCTCCAACTCAATTTAGCTCTGAATCTTTCGCactaatcattgatggtaaatCACTTACATATGCTTTGGAAGATGATCTCAAGTTTAAGTTCTTGGATCTTGCTATCAAGTGTGCATCAGTAATATGTTGCCGATCGTCTCCGAAGCAGAAGGCACTG GTAACAAGACTTGTTAAAGAAGTAACACATAAAGTGACCCTCGCAATCGGTGATGGGGCAAATGATGTCGGTATGCTTCAGGAAGCAGACATAGGGGTCGGTATTAGTGGTCCTGAAGGGATGCAG GCTGTCATGGCAAGTGATCTTGCCATTGCCCAATTCCGCTTCCTGGAACGGCTACTTCTGGTGCATGGACATTGGTGTTACCGGCGCATTTCAGTGATG ATATGCTATTTCTTCTACAAGAACGTTACTTTTGGTGTCACTATCTTTCTGTACGAAGCATTTGCATCTTTCTCCGGGAAGCCCGCTTATAATGATTGGTTCTTGTCACTCTATAATGTTTTTTTCACCTCCCTTCCTGTCATTGCTTTGGGGGTATTTGACCAGGATGTGTCTGCCAGGCTGTGCTTACAG TATCCGGAGCTCTACCAAGAAGGCGTGCAAAATGTATTATTCAGCTGGCACCGGATACTTGGCTGGATGTTTAATGGTGTTATGAATGCTatcttgatctttttcttctGTATTGCTGCCTTTGAGGACCAGGCATTCCGTCAGAATGGCCAAGTTGCAGGATTGGATGCCCTAGGTGTTGTCATGTACACTTGTATTGTATGGGTTGTGAACTGTCAAATGGCGCTCTCTGTGAACTACTTCACCATAATCCAGCACATATTCATATGGGGCAGCATCGCTGTATGGTACCTCTTCCTCTTGGCTTATGGTGCCATAAATCCAGGGTTATCAAAAACAGCATACATGGTCTTCATTGAACAGTTGGCCCCAGCCCTTTCATATTGGTTGGTGACACTTTTTGTTGTGATGGCAACACTAGTCCCTTACTTTAGCTATGCTGCAATCCAGATCCGATTTTTCCCGATGTTCCATAATAAGATACAGTGGAAAAGATACTTGGGGAAGGCTGAAGATCCAGAAGTGGCTAGGCAGTTGTCATCAAGACATCGGATATCATCACAGCAGAGGATGGTTGGTATTTCTGCTCGTTGTGATGGCAAGACAATGCAAATAACAAGGGAGGCAGAACGAGAAGTTCAGGAATAG
- the LOC133930315 gene encoding putative phospholipid-transporting ATPase 9 isoform X2: MARRRSKQLKLSALYSFALCHRGSSEDHSRIGTAGFSRVVYVNEPDKHEEEFKYPLNEVSTTKYTLVTFLPKSLFEQFRRVANFYFLVSGILALTPLAPYTAVSALAPLCVVIVATMAKEGVEDWRRKQQDHALNNRIVKVHRGNGNFEETKWKNIKVGDVIKVEKDNFFPADMILLSSNYLDGICYVETMNLDGETNLKIKQALDVTLDLQEDTKFRYVRQTIKCEDPNANLYSFVGTMEWKGRQYPLSPQQLLLRDSKLRNTDYVYGTVIFTGHDTKAMQNATDPPSKRSKIEKKMDKIIYLLMSTLLMIALLGSVLFGIWTKEDLRDGELKRWYLRPDATTIFYDPKRAALASFFHLLTALMLYSYFIPISLYISIEMVKILQALFINQDIEMYHEESDKPTRARTSNLNEELGMVDTILSDKTGTLTCNMMEFIKCSIAGTAYGQGVTEVERAMAMRKGAWLDGDIENGDKEKRIDHSPHVKGFNFKDPRIMDGNWVHEPNRDIIRDFFRLLAICHTCIPEIDDETDKVSYEAESPDEAAFVIAARELGFEFYQRTRKSIIVRERDPNQNVVRERKYELLNILEFSSSRKRMSVVVKEPEGRILLLSKGADSVMFKRLASTGRKFEEETRRHINEYADSGLRTLVLAYRVLEEKEYKEFNEKFNTAKTSVSADRDEQIEVAADSIERDLLLLGATAVEDKLQKGVPECIDKLAQAGIKIWVLTGDKMETAINIGFACSLLRQGMTQIIITLEQHDIIALEKNGDKQTIAKASKRRVMDQIEDGIEQIPPPTQFSSESFALIIDGKSLTYALEDDLKFKFLDLAIKCASVICCRSSPKQKALVTRLVKEVTHKVTLAIGDGANDVGMLQEADIGAVMASDLAIAQFRFLERLLLVHGHWCYRRISVMICYFFYKNVTFGVTIFLYEAFASFSGKPAYNDWFLSLYNVFFTSLPVIALGVFDQDVSARLCLQYPELYQEGVQNVLFSWHRILGWMFNGVMNAILIFFFCIAAFEDQAFRQNGQVAGLDALGVVMYTCIVWVVNCQMALSVNYFTIIQHIFIWGSIAVWYLFLLAYGAINPGLSKTAYMVFIEQLAPALSYWLVTLFVVMATLVPYFSYAAIQIRFFPMFHNKIQWKRYLGKAEDPEVARQLSSRHRISSQQRMVGISARCDGKTMQITREAEREVQE; this comes from the exons atggcgcggcggcggagcaaGCAGCTGAAGCTCAGCGCATTGTACTCGTTTGCGCTTTGCCACAGGGGCTCCAGCGAGGATCACTCGCGGATTGGGACGGCGGGGTTCTCCCGGGTTGTTTATGTCAATGAGCCCGATAAGCATGAAGAGGAGTTCAAGTATCCACTGAATGAGGTGTCGACGACCAAGTACACACTGGTCACCTTCCTGCCAAAATCCCTCTTTGAGCAGTTCAGGAGGGTGGCCAATTTCTACTTCCTGGTCTCAGGTATCCTTGCCTTGACCCCGCTCGCGCCCTACACGGCAGTTAGCGCGCTCGCGCCTCTGTGCGTCGTGATTGTGGCGACCATGGCAAAAGAAGGGGTTGAGGATTGGAGGAGGAAACAACAG GATCATGCGCTCAATAATCGGATAGTCAAAGTGCATAGGGGCAATGGCAATTTTGAAGAGACAAAATGGAAGAACATCAAAGTTGGAGATGTAATAAAGGTGGAGAAGGATAATTTCTTTCCCGCTGACATGATTCTGCTTTCGTCTAACTATCTGGATGGAATCTGTTATGTAGAGACTATGAATCTTGATGGTGAAACAAACTTGAAAATTAAACAAGCTCTTGATGTGACATTGGATTTACAAGAGGATACAAAGTTCAGATATGTCAGACAAACAATCAAATGTGAAGACCCAAATGCGAATCTCTACTCTTTTGTTGGTACAATGGAATGGAAAGGCCGGCAGTATCCCCTGTCACCTCAGCAGCTTCTTCTTCGAGACTCAAAGCTACGGAACACTGACTACGTATATGGGACTGTTATCTTCACAGGTCATGATACAAAAGCGATGCAAAATGCAACTGATCCACCATCTAAAAGAAGCAAGATTGAGAAGAAAATGGATAAAATTATTTACCTTCTGATGTCAACCCTACTCATGATTGCATTGCTTGGTTCTGTCTTGTTCGGGATCTGGACCAAAGAGGACTTAAGAGATGGTGAGCTCAAACGGTGGTATCTTCGGCCAGATGCGACAACCATTTTCTATGACCCGAAGCGAGCAGCTTTGGCATCTTTCTTTCATTTGTTGACAGCCTTGATGTTGTACAGCTACTTCATACCAATTTCTTTATACATATCTATTGAGATGGTCAAGATCTTGCAAGCTCTATTCATCAACCAGGATATTGAAATGTATCATGAAGAATCAGATAAGCCAACTCGTGCTCGTACTTCGAATCTAAATGAGGAACTAGGTATGGTTGATACAATTCTATCTGATAAGACTGGGACATTAACGTGTAACATGATGGAGTTCATTAAGTGTTCGATTGCTGGCACTGCCTATGGTCAGGGTGTCACTGAAGTTGAGAGAGCTATGGCTATGAGGAAAGGGGCCTGGTTAGATGGTGATATTGAAAATGGAGACAAGGAAAAAAGAATTGACCACAGTCCTCATGTTAAAGGTTTCAATTTCAAGGATCCGCGTATTATGGATGGAAACTGGGTTCATGAGCCCAATAGGGATATTATAAGAGATTTTTTCCGGCTGCTAGCTATCTGTCACACATGCATACCTGAAATAGATGATGAAACTGATAAGGTTTCATACGAAGCTGAGTCCCCTGACGAAGCTGCATTTGTTATTGCAGCAAGAGAACTAGGGTTTGAGTTTTACCAGAGGACCCGAAAAAGTATAATTGTTCGTGAACGGGATCCGAATCAAAATGTTGTTAGAGAAAG AAAGTATGAGCTTCTAAATATCTTGGAATTCAGTAGCTCAAGGAAACGGATGTCTGTGGTAGTCAAGGAACCAGAGGGAAGGATATTACTTCTTAGCAAGGGCGCTGATAG TGTGATGTTTAAAAGGCTTGCATCAACTGGAAGAAAATTTGAAGAAGAAACAAGAAGGCACATAAATGAGTATGCTGACTCTGGTCTAAGAACCTTGGTTCTAGCGTACCGTGTCTTGGAGGAGAAGGAGTACAAGGAATTCAATGAAAAATTCAACACTGCCAAAACATCTGTAAGTGCCGACAGAGATGAACAAATTGAGGTGGCAGCTGATAGCATTGAACGTGACTTGCTTCTTCTTGGTGCCACCGCTGTTGAAGATAAGCTCCAGAAAGGG GTGCCCGAATGCATAGACAAGCTTGCACAAGCCGGAATCAAGATATGGGTACTGACAGGTGACAAGATGGAGACAGCTATCAATATCGG CTTTGCATGTAGCCTACTTAGACAAGGAATGACACAGATAATCATCACACTGGAACAACATGACATCATTGCATTGGAGAAAAATGGAGATAAACAAACAATTGCCAAG GCATCAAAGCGAAGGGTTATGGATCAGATAGAGGATGGAATCGAACAAATTCCACCTCCAACTCAATTTAGCTCTGAATCTTTCGCactaatcattgatggtaaatCACTTACATATGCTTTGGAAGATGATCTCAAGTTTAAGTTCTTGGATCTTGCTATCAAGTGTGCATCAGTAATATGTTGCCGATCGTCTCCGAAGCAGAAGGCACTG GTAACAAGACTTGTTAAAGAAGTAACACATAAAGTGACCCTCGCAATCGGTGATGGGGCAAATGATGTCGGTATGCTTCAGGAAGCAGACATAGGG GCTGTCATGGCAAGTGATCTTGCCATTGCCCAATTCCGCTTCCTGGAACGGCTACTTCTGGTGCATGGACATTGGTGTTACCGGCGCATTTCAGTGATG ATATGCTATTTCTTCTACAAGAACGTTACTTTTGGTGTCACTATCTTTCTGTACGAAGCATTTGCATCTTTCTCCGGGAAGCCCGCTTATAATGATTGGTTCTTGTCACTCTATAATGTTTTTTTCACCTCCCTTCCTGTCATTGCTTTGGGGGTATTTGACCAGGATGTGTCTGCCAGGCTGTGCTTACAG TATCCGGAGCTCTACCAAGAAGGCGTGCAAAATGTATTATTCAGCTGGCACCGGATACTTGGCTGGATGTTTAATGGTGTTATGAATGCTatcttgatctttttcttctGTATTGCTGCCTTTGAGGACCAGGCATTCCGTCAGAATGGCCAAGTTGCAGGATTGGATGCCCTAGGTGTTGTCATGTACACTTGTATTGTATGGGTTGTGAACTGTCAAATGGCGCTCTCTGTGAACTACTTCACCATAATCCAGCACATATTCATATGGGGCAGCATCGCTGTATGGTACCTCTTCCTCTTGGCTTATGGTGCCATAAATCCAGGGTTATCAAAAACAGCATACATGGTCTTCATTGAACAGTTGGCCCCAGCCCTTTCATATTGGTTGGTGACACTTTTTGTTGTGATGGCAACACTAGTCCCTTACTTTAGCTATGCTGCAATCCAGATCCGATTTTTCCCGATGTTCCATAATAAGATACAGTGGAAAAGATACTTGGGGAAGGCTGAAGATCCAGAAGTGGCTAGGCAGTTGTCATCAAGACATCGGATATCATCACAGCAGAGGATGGTTGGTATTTCTGCTCGTTGTGATGGCAAGACAATGCAAATAACAAGGGAGGCAGAACGAGAAGTTCAGGAATAG